The Triticum aestivum cultivar Chinese Spring chromosome 5A, IWGSC CS RefSeq v2.1, whole genome shotgun sequence genomic sequence GGCGCAACAGACATGCAGGTTATTTGGCATCACAGAAGTGTTTATGGTTTCACATATTTAATGTTGTACGATCTTTTGAGAGGGTTTATTAGGTTGTTGTAATTCTTGATGTTATCATGTAGATGTGCATTTCTGCCAGCATAGGATGGCGTACAAGGAGAATATGAAGTCACCAAGTGATCTGTAGTGAAGCTGTTTGGTTTAATTATATAAATTAGTGAACTAAATAATACGCTTGTAAATATATGTATATTAAGGTCATGTTAATTCCTATATCAAGATGGCAGCATATGATGCACCTTTATTTGGTGAACTGCTTCTGATCCAGCGATCTTTTGATGCTATGAATGATTTTTGGCAATTTGCCATCCCTCACAATTTGCTAGCTTGTACTATTGTTTATTGAGATGGATTTTTTGTCAAGATTTCTGCTAAATATTTTGATCATCAAAAATTTCAGATGTGAATACAGGAATGGAAAATGGGTTCACGCTGATCACATGCCAATATAATCATTATGAAATAAAATTGATGGCAACCTGAAGGCGCAAGATATGAATGTTTCAACTTGTTGCTTGCTGTACTGATGAGAGCTTACTTTAAATGTACTGAATTTTAGCATGTACTACGCTTTATTTGTTCAGCTGGGCAACATTCACTTTTGTGTTGATTGATCACATGTAAAGTAACAGAACAAGGTCTAAATGATGTGCTTTAAGTTTGGTTAACTCAAGCGTCTTGTTTTGATTCAGATAAGATCAGCTGGTATAGTGTTCGTACCTTGTTGGTAGAAACTGACGATGTGGATGTAGGGAACACATGCATAGCTCTGTTGTTGTTTCACGAAGATGGGCTGTTTTCGAGGGGGGCACATGCAAATGTACCAAGGGGGCATGTGTAAATAATAACTGAGCTGATCCTGTCCCTTGCATGTAGATCCAAGGCACCACAGAGTCCCGTAGCAGGGTATCATGTGATGGCCCGTATCACTTGATATTTTCCCCCGAGGACAACCGCCACCCCGCGAGGGCATCCCCGTAATTACCCCGCAGCTCCAGGGGCACTCGCGCCACCGACTCCCGTCCCTGCCTGCCAGACCCCGCTGCCGCTACGCGCACACAGCTACTCGTACTACATAGCCCAGCCAGCACTGGGCCATCATTACACCATCACTCAGTGGTGCTCCGCTCTGCTCAGCTCAGCGCCCTCCACCAGTCCGCCCCACTCCATCCCGAGCTGAGCTGAGCCGCCACCAGCACTAGCGGCCAAGCTCTAGACGCCGGCTGCCTCACCGACGAGGAGAGGATaatggaggcgcggcggcggacgttgctGGTGGCGCTGGCGGTGCtggccctggcggcggcggcggcggaggggtacAACATCACCAAGATCCTGGCCGAGTACCCGGAGTACTCGCAGTTCAACAAGCTGCTGACGCAGACGCGGCTGGCGCAGGACATCAACAAGCGCCGCACCATCACCGTGCTCGTCGTGGCCAACGGCGACATGGGCGGCCTCGCCGGCGGGGGCCGCACGCTGCAGACCATCCGCCACATGCTCCAGATTCACGTCCTCGTCGACTACTACGGCGGCAAGAAGCTCCACCAGCTCGCCCACGGCGTCACCGCATGCTCCACCATGTTCCAGGTACCGTACCGTACCAAGTTATTGCCACCGaccaccctcctcctcgctcgccgccGGCCAGCTGCTAGTCCCTGCTCTTACTAGAAGAGTCGCCGGTAGATAGCCGCTAGTCTCGGGTCCGAGACGGAGACGCTGACATGTGGGGACACGCTATCCTCCTGTCGGTGAGCATGAAATTAAGGGAGTAACTTTGTCGGCACCGTCCATTAGACAGTTTTTTAAGCTTTGAACCTCAGCTTAGAGTCACTGTATTAGCATCGTTGGACTCTGGACAGTTCTACCTTTTCAGGTTTTAAAGCTGCACTTAGCTCTAACTAACTGATTGCATCTCCTCCTAAAAAACATTTTCTATTGTACTACTGTAGAAAGAAAAGATAAACGTCTATTCTTGAAATAGCAGTATTCATCGTATGCTGTTTTATCCTCAACATAAACACATCTTGAATCCATTTCCGGGCCATTTTCCCAGCTGCTCCTTTGATGTTTGCAGAAAAGCCGTAGCGCCGCTTCATTATTGTTCTTCCTTCTTCGTGATGCAGTAGCAGTTGGTGGTGGATGGGGTTCCGGATAGAATCATAGAATAGCGAAAGCTCCCATCCATGGTGCTGGATGCCCTGCCCAAGCCACTAATCAAAGTTTAAAGCTAGAGATATGGTACTCTACCAAGCAAATAGGGGCCACCCAAATGTGGAATTAATGGCGTCTTTGTACCACTATCAACAAATGACAATGTCGCTTCGCTGAAAAATACGACCCACTAACTAATTTTGGTTCGATACTGACATGACACACGTCGCTTTCGAGGCTAGGCCGGGCCGGCAATGGTTTTATGCACTGATGTGGGTGCACATGCACATGCCCGGCCAGTCTCTAAATTATTGGCCTGCGTGATTATGAAGCTGTCGAGTGAGTGTAGTGTAGCGTAGTGCACAACGGTCGCCGTGAGTCGTCAAGTGGCCTTTCTTTCTGCCGATTTTATGGTCAATCATCGACCCATCGAATCCCTCGGCTAGCGGGTCATTTGAAAATGATGGGAATTGGAACTCCCCAGGCTGGATCTCGCCGTTTTTAAACTAGTTTAAGCCTTGGAGTGATAGATAAGATTGCCTCTTTGTTTAGATTCTTGTAGTATGGAGTGTGTTGCCAACTTGCTGTCGAGTCAACAACCCACTGGTTAGTTGCTTCAATTTGTCTTTCTGATTGAGGCCAAAACAGTGTACTCCACGTTTGTAATAATTTCGGGATTACTGCACATTTGCCATGAAGATGGCCTACTAATTGGAGCAGTACTAGTGTACACATTTGTCACGGAATTCACTAACTCCAAAAGTAATTGGTTGCTATTAAGCGCCGAATTGAATGGGTCACCCTCAACGTGGACAATCCTTTCCTACTGGCTACTGTTTCTCTGTCTGAAAACATGGGCATGAAGTAGGTGAGCTTAATAATTTGGTTCGTGCAGCATCAGCTAGGAGTATCTACTGTACATGAATTCCCATCAATTCAGCTGCAAATGCTTAATTATGATCTTGTTAGTACGAAACCTTTCTACTAGTTCGCCGCGATTAACTGAGATGGGTTAATGGTCGTGGTGCAGGAGTCCGGCGCGGCCCCCGGCATGTCCGGGTACGTGAACATCACGCAGCACCGGGGCGGCAAAGTGACGTTCACGGCGGAGGACGCGGAGGACAGCGCGCCCTCCTCCGCCTTCGTCAAGTCCGTCAAGGAGATCCCCTACGACCTGGCGGTGCTCCAGATCAGCAAGGTGCTGGCCTCACCGGAGGCCGAGGCGCCCGTGGCGGCGCCGGCGCCCGTCAACATCACCGAGCTGCTCTCCAAGAAGTACTGCAAGAGCTTCGCCGGCCTGCtggccgccgacgccgacgcctaCAGCACCATCAACGCCACCAAGGACAACGGGCTCACCCTCTTCTGCCCCGTCGACTCCGCCGTCGCCTCCTTCATGCCCAAGTACAAGAACCTGACGGCCAAGGGCCGGACGGCCATCCTGCTCTACCACGCCGTGCCGGACTACTACTCGCTGCAGCTGCTCACCTCCAACAGCGGCAAGGTCAGCACGCTCGCCACCTCCAACGTCGCCAAGAAGGACTACAGCTTCGACGTCGAGAAGGACGGCGAGACCGCCGAGCTGGACACCAAGGTGAACTCGGCCTCGGTCACCTACACCATCAAGGACGACGACCCGCTCGCCGTCTACGCCATCTCCAAGTTCCTGCAGCCCAAGGAGCTGTACAAGATCGCCAAGGACATCGCCCCCGCGCCGGCgcccgaggcccccaagaagaagaagaccaccaaGAAGAAGCCCTCCGCGGCCGCCTCGCcctcggacgacgacgacgacgatgactccGCCGCGGACTCGCCCGACGACTCCTCATCCGACGACGCCACCGCTGACAAGGACGGCGCCGCGCCGTCCGCGGTGGCCGGGTGGGTGACGGCCGCCGTGGCCGTGGCCTCGGCGCTGGCATTGGCAGCTTAATAAGGTGTGTGAACTAGTGTGTTTTTGTGCTGAGTTCTCCCAAAATTCGTGGCCCTTGTTATTTAGCGCGAAAAACAAGAAGGGCCATTTCATTCATATTTATTACCGCATGTCCTGAAGAAAAAGAAGGGAAAAGACAGGAATTTCCTTGGTTTTTGTTGTGATGATCATTTTGTAATGATAGTGGTCAATGGTACTGGAATGTGTGTTTGTGTTTATAATACTACATATGACAGACATCCTGGAGCTTAGAGTGATGTACAATTTTCTAGTTCTACCACTCTACTTTTGCCTTTTAAGCTGTTCGAATGCCGAACTTTCCCTAGCGACTCGTCAACTTTCATGGAGAAGTGGAGCTTCCCGTGTGATCGATTGATTTAACTTTGCTTGTTCAGCTTGTAAAGGGCACGATGTTGTACCCCTTTGCTTCTACAAGGGCATCCTTAGGGTTTCTGGCGCCTCACGCTGGCACCACGGCCGGTCTACCTCATCTCTTATGGTTTAGGGCCATGCCACGGAGACGTGGGCGGGCTTCGGTTTTTAGGTGATTTTTtgagttttattagggtttgtgtGACAGTGGCTCTGAAGATGAAATAAGATTTTTCTCGTCTATTTCAGTGGTGCTTCTAACGTCATCAGAGGGTCTGCGAAAGTTTGTCTTCGGCTAATCTTATGGGTTTGGCTAATATTATCGAAATCGGTCAGCGTTTGTCTTTCGTGGATCCGATCTTCATTTGTCTTTATCTGTGTGTCTACAGGTTGGACCCATTTGATCTACGTGTCTCTTCGTCAGCGTCAACGACGGTTGTCGTTCTGGTGCATTGATCCTATATGGTCTTAGCATGATGACTTTCCTATTATCTACTATAATAAAGTTTGTGCGACTCCGTGAGGGAGGAGGGACAATGACAGCGGCACGTCTTCGACTTGCTCCAAttcttgtagtcatcgctaggtagTCTACAGACATTGGAGAATGCCTCCTCtttctagcgacgactacaagtgtTGGAGCTCTTTGGAAATTAGCGCGAGGTCTACCTCCTTTTGCTTGACCTCCACTTTCTTGGCTCTTGACCGGTCATTGGCATCATTGAACTCGAGCTTCTTCTTTTGtatttcaaagaagttcttcaTTGCCTCCTCTTTCCACGCTtcctttcttctctctctttcctcttctactTGACACCTCCTTTTGAGTTATGAACCCTTTTAATATTTCTTGCAAGACGGGTGTTGAATCATCATGCTTTGAATTTAACTTGAAGTTGGTCTTCCCCCTCGGTCTCCTCTCACTTGGGTCGATGACCGATGACCACCCCACCTTTTTTGGGATGCATATTGGTCTTACCGCTTTCCACAATCTTTCTTTGTCATCCAACAATGAGTTAAGATAAATGGCCTGCCCCATGTTCGGCCTTGAAGGTAAAAAGCTTTGATGTGTTCGTTTTTTTGATAGCTTACCACATATTCCATGTGGTAAGATATCCAAAGCTTGAAACACCTACATATATAGATGAAACCAACAAGGTACATTCATATGTATGGAAGGATGATATATACTCATATGAACAAGGAAACAAAAAATATACCAAGTCCTTGATGCCAATGCCACTCACGGGATGGGCAACGACATGACCATAGGAGCCACAAAATTTGTTGCACTCCGCTTGGGTAAAGCTCCACCTCTTCTGAAGCGAGGCACTCTCAAATTTGTAGGGCTCAAACTTCCTATGTTCATGGAAGAATTGCTGGCCCTTGTTCGAAAATGTTCCACCTTTTTTGCCTGGTGTAAATTTTGGGGTCCTGTCCAATTTTCATCCAAGGCTCGCGCAACGCAACTTGTCCTCGTCCTCCGTGTATGCTCCAGTCCTCATGCTTTAATTTGACGCCTCTTTTTATGAATTATGACCGGGCTATTTGAGCTAGCTCATTCTCAAACAATGGTTCTTCCTCGATGCTGACACTCTATTGGCATTCGGTCTCTTGGCCACCATCCCCTTGGACACCCTCATTGATCATGTCGcaatgtgtgacgcccggataattaggctacaataatcccgcgttaacgatgccacgtcacctcggttactgttgataaactcgagttagttcaaaaacgattcaaattaaaatttaaaatataggcaaacaataaaagttttcaaatattaaaatttaaatgttcggagtgaaccaaataatacataggtaattatggtggaggaaccacactcttataaaatgtgtaattattctaaaatgaataaaacagtagcaaaaccgatatttaaatgcttttataaataaataaaatactaaactaaattgttttgggataaaaccttttgtggcagtggtttcatggtattactaat encodes the following:
- the LOC123104275 gene encoding fasciclin-like arabinogalactan protein 2, translated to MEARRRTLLVALAVLALAAAAAEGYNITKILAEYPEYSQFNKLLTQTRLAQDINKRRTITVLVVANGDMGGLAGGGRTLQTIRHMLQIHVLVDYYGGKKLHQLAHGVTACSTMFQESGAAPGMSGYVNITQHRGGKVTFTAEDAEDSAPSSAFVKSVKEIPYDLAVLQISKVLASPEAEAPVAAPAPVNITELLSKKYCKSFAGLLAADADAYSTINATKDNGLTLFCPVDSAVASFMPKYKNLTAKGRTAILLYHAVPDYYSLQLLTSNSGKVSTLATSNVAKKDYSFDVEKDGETAELDTKVNSASVTYTIKDDDPLAVYAISKFLQPKELYKIAKDIAPAPAPEAPKKKKTTKKKPSAAASPSDDDDDDDSAADSPDDSSSDDATADKDGAAPSAVAGWVTAAVAVASALALAA